Proteins encoded in a region of the Panthera uncia isolate 11264 chromosome B2 unlocalized genomic scaffold, Puncia_PCG_1.0 HiC_scaffold_24, whole genome shotgun sequence genome:
- the CB2H6orf15 gene encoding uncharacterized protein C6orf15 homolog, which yields MLELNKMQGCMVGSRALLGLFLLICLHFPGFFARSIGAVEKKVLQDLGTSLPLLEQPSLTSHSNSELPQPKPDPGLNDLTSVPLKPNDSPSDGSQPARGSGVQRWPPTEELPSMDPWPFEDRWQMRAAATEDHVGEVLPEKLSFLPGAVALPLGRSLLPAGSSARSTGPVPEALLLHQDSESRWPLHSNVLGAQREILAQRPPSLINRIQQPLLPGHPWGTLNPGVSWGGGGPGTGWGTRPMPHPVGIWGINRQYPSTSWGNLNRYPGTSWGNLNWYPGGSWGNIHLRPVINNQFPPRVLHPTGFSWNIPAGFPSPQNPGSQWG from the exons ATGTTAGAGCTGAACAAGATGCAGGGCTGCATGGTGGGGAGCAGGGCTCTTCTGGGCCTCTTTCTTCTGATCTGTCTTCATTTCCCAG gCTTCTTTGCCCGAAGCATTGGTGCAGTGGAGAAGAAAGTTCTCCAAGACTTGGGAACCAGCTTACCTCTGCTTGAGCAACCTTCCTTGACCAGCCACTCCAACTCTGAACTTCCTCAGCCAAAGCCAGACCCTGGGCTAAATGATTTAACAAGTGTTCCTCTGAAGCCCAATGATTCTCCATCAGATGGCTCCCAACCTGCAAGAGGTTCTGGGGTTCAGAGGTGGCCCCCAACTGAGGAGCTGCCCTCCATGGATCCCTGGCCCTTTGAGGATCGTTGGCAGATGAGGGCTGCTGCCACTGAGGATCACGTGGGGGAAGTGCTGCCTGAAAAACTGTCTTTCCTTCCTGGTGCTGTTGCCCTCCCTCTGGGCAGAAGTCTTTTGCCTGCAGGGTCCTCTGCACGCTCCACAGGCCCAGTACCTGAGGCTCTACTCCTCCACCAGGACTCTGAGTCTAGATGGCCACTCCATTCTAATGTGCTGGGAGCCCAGAGAGAAATCCTTGCCCAACGCCCACCTTCTCTTATTAACAGGATTCAACAGCCACTGCTGCCTGGGCATCCCTGGGGAACCCTAAATCCAGGTGTGTCCTGGGGAGGTGGAGGTCCTGGAACTGGATGGGGAACAAGGCCCATGCCACACCCTGTAGGAATCTGGGGTATCAATAGGCAATACCCAAGTACTAGCTGGGGGAATCTTAACCGGTATCCAGGTACTAGCTGGGGAAATCTTAACTGGTATCCAGGAGGCAGCTGGGGGAATATTCATCTACGCCCAGTTATTAATAATCAGTTTCCTCCCAGAGTTCTCCATCCTACTGGCTTTTCTTGGAACATCCCAGCTGGCTTCCCCAGTCCTCAAAACCCTGGGTCACAGTGGGGttaa
- the LOC125938199 gene encoding LOW QUALITY PROTEIN: protein PBMUCL2-like (The sequence of the model RefSeq protein was modified relative to this genomic sequence to represent the inferred CDS: deleted 2 bases in 1 codon; substituted 1 base at 1 genomic stop codon) — translation MKRRNCSATSLLLLLLLLLGGSELGEXINFEEDAKAPGPAERGVGIRGEKRSWDSGRASCEQSYGIRTSQNVSTKDPVGSPDDSQTKEKYTSDDLRTIEDYTTEHVVTPEDYTSVDAGATQDSTTIDLGITKDPTTIQRPPRTLPLDLGTPEDYTSIDPGTTENYSTVDPETTENYTTTGPGTTDCRPRTTKDYSTVDLGTTDDYFTEDLRVTKWYFTTDLGSTKEYFTADPGTTEEYITDDLATSEDHVIEGPASPKTTPLNTWIYLRTTFLQAWEQQALHH, via the exons atgaaaagaagaaactgcTCTGCCACATCCCTTCTCCTGCTACTCCTGCTTCTACTTGGGGGTTCAGAACTGGGTGAGTGAATTAACTTTGAAGAAGATGCAAAGGCTCCT GGGCCTGCAGAAAGAGGGGTTGGGATCCGTGGAGAAAAAAGATCCTGGGACTCAGGCAGGGCCAGTTGTGAGCAAAGCTATGGAATAA GAACAAGCCAAAATGTTTCTACTAAGGACCCAGTGGGTAGCCCTGATGActcacaaacaaaagaaaaatataccagTGATGACCTGAGGACCATTGAGGACTACACTACTGAACACGTGGTGACCCCTGAGGACTACACCTCTGTAGATGCAGGGGCCACCCAGGACTCTACCACTATAGATCTGGGGATCACCAAGGACCCTACCACT ATTCAGAGACCACCGAGGACTCTACCATTAGACCTAGGGACCCCTGAGGACTATACCTCTATAGATCCAGGGACCACTGAGAACTATAGCACTGTAGATCCAGAGACCACAGAGAACTACACCACTACAGGTCCAGGGACCACTGACTGCAGACCGAGGACCACCAAGGACTATAGCACTGTAGATCTGGGGACCACAGATGACTATTTCACTGAAGACCTGAGGGTCACCAAGTGGTATTTCACTACAGACCTGGGGTCCACCAAGGAGTACTTCACTGCAGACCCAGGGACCACAGAGGAGTATATCACTGATGACCTGGCGACCAGTGAGGATCATGTCATTGAGGGCCCGGCATCACCGAAGACTACACCACTAAACACCTGGATATACCTGAGGACTACATTTCTTCAGGCCTGGGAGCAGCAAGCTCTACACCACTAA